One window of Desulfobulbaceae bacterium genomic DNA carries:
- a CDS encoding TatD family hydrolase, with protein MESYSLDCLDVVERSHRAGVKYVMTIGIDLKSSQAAVAIADNYPNIYCAIGVHPHHCAETGPNDYDALAELAKHPKVKAYGEIGLDYVKNYAPVAAQIDCFKRQVLLAKKLKLPLIIHDREAHDDVMDILNEAAPFPAGGVMHCYSGDKELAKEVIALGFYLSIPGVVTYDKAITIHEAVAEIPLESMLIETDGPFLSPVPFRGKRNEPGYLLYTAQKIAEIKRVSIDTVARQTSRNSCRLFGLQE; from the coding sequence ATGGAAAGTTACTCCTTAGATTGCCTTGATGTCGTTGAACGCTCTCACAGGGCTGGCGTTAAATATGTGATGACGATCGGCATTGACTTGAAAAGCTCTCAGGCCGCCGTGGCTATTGCGGACAACTATCCAAATATCTACTGTGCTATCGGTGTTCATCCGCATCATTGTGCTGAAACTGGTCCAAATGATTATGATGCACTTGCAGAACTTGCCAAGCATCCCAAGGTGAAGGCCTATGGTGAGATTGGTCTTGACTATGTGAAGAACTATGCCCCTGTGGCGGCTCAAATAGATTGTTTCAAGCGTCAGGTACTATTGGCCAAAAAACTGAAACTGCCTTTGATCATTCATGATAGAGAGGCCCATGACGATGTCATGGATATTCTTAACGAGGCGGCGCCGTTTCCGGCCGGTGGAGTCATGCACTGCTACTCTGGCGACAAAGAGTTGGCAAAAGAGGTGATAGCTCTTGGCTTTTATCTTTCAATTCCAGGGGTAGTAACCTATGACAAGGCGATAACCATCCATGAAGCTGTAGCTGAGATACCTTTGGAGTCAATGCTTATCGAGACTGACGGGCCGTTTTTGTCGCCGGTGCCATTTCGCGGAAAACGAAATGAGCCCGGCTATCTGCTGTATACTGCCCAGAAAATTGCCGAAATTAAAAGGGTGAGCATCGATACGGTTGCTCGACAAACTTCAAGAAATTCATGCAGGTTATTTGGCCTTCAGGAGTAA